One window of the Rhizobiaceae bacterium genome contains the following:
- a CDS encoding alpha/beta fold hydrolase, giving the protein MATHPITIESAGGEYMESVLILAWAARPGDRVKTGDLLVTVETAKAATEIEADRDGWLAEILFPEGTEAPVGAVLGTLSDTRTDVAGEAAHAAAAVADENAGASQAGAVSSGNASGSQAQRVVASPLARRIARAEGLDLSGVHGTGPRGRIKQRDVKAALADRARTASRPVQETRGAHPAASVSPARQSRQADPVVLLHGFAADRTAWRQVLPLLPADMETVALDLPGHGSEAASPAASIEDLALALSDRLDALGIARAHLVGHSLGGAAALQLAAIGRVAVRSMTLFAPGGLGPDIHGGFIAGLTGSANAEALDQWLGFMVANRSALPDGYAAAAYRQLRRAGNAATLRLMADSLFPGGTQGFNLGEALAALNVPTRLVWGRADRVASLSHAAMAPGFVAVHMLDGVGHVPQLEVPALAARLIAETVRSAGP; this is encoded by the coding sequence ATGGCGACCCATCCGATCACGATCGAAAGCGCCGGCGGCGAATATATGGAGTCGGTGCTGATCCTTGCCTGGGCGGCCAGACCCGGGGACAGGGTGAAGACCGGCGATCTGCTCGTCACGGTGGAAACCGCAAAGGCGGCTACGGAAATCGAAGCGGACCGCGACGGCTGGCTCGCCGAAATACTTTTTCCGGAGGGAACGGAAGCGCCGGTGGGAGCCGTCCTCGGCACGCTGTCCGATACCCGGACGGACGTCGCGGGCGAAGCGGCCCACGCAGCAGCGGCCGTCGCTGACGAGAATGCCGGCGCATCGCAGGCCGGCGCGGTCTCATCCGGCAACGCCAGCGGCAGCCAAGCCCAACGGGTGGTGGCAAGCCCCCTTGCCCGCCGCATTGCGCGCGCCGAAGGGCTCGATCTATCCGGCGTTCACGGAACCGGCCCCCGCGGCCGCATCAAGCAGCGGGACGTCAAGGCCGCGCTCGCCGATCGCGCCAGAACGGCGTCCCGGCCTGTTCAGGAGACGCGGGGCGCGCATCCCGCCGCCTCCGTTTCACCGGCGCGCCAATCCCGTCAGGCGGACCCGGTGGTGCTGCTGCATGGCTTCGCGGCAGATCGCACGGCGTGGCGGCAGGTCCTGCCGCTTTTGCCTGCCGACATGGAGACGGTCGCTCTCGACCTGCCGGGCCATGGCTCCGAAGCCGCCTCCCCTGCTGCCAGCATCGAGGATTTGGCTCTGGCTCTCTCCGACCGGCTCGACGCGCTCGGCATCGCACGCGCCCATCTCGTCGGCCATTCGTTGGGCGGTGCGGCCGCGCTCCAGCTTGCAGCGATCGGCCGGGTCGCCGTGCGCTCGATGACGCTGTTTGCTCCGGGCGGCCTCGGTCCCGACATCCATGGCGGCTTCATCGCCGGCCTGACCGGTTCCGCCAACGCGGAAGCGCTGGATCAGTGGCTTGGCTTCATGGTGGCAAACCGCTCCGCTCTGCCGGACGGGTACGCGGCGGCGGCGTATCGACAACTTCGGCGCGCGGGCAACGCCGCGACGCTCAGGCTCATGGCCGACAGCCTGTTCCCCGGTGGCACGCAGGGCTTCAACCTCGGCGAGGCGCTCGCGGCGCTCAACGTCCCGACCCGGCTCGTCTGGGGCCGCGCGGATCGCGTCGCATCCTTGAGCCACGCGGCGATGGCGCCGGGCTTCGTGGCCGTGCACATGCTCGACGGCGTCGGTCACGTGCCGCAACTGGAAGTGCCCGCGCTCGCCGCCCGGCTGATCGCGGAAACCGTGAGAAGCGCGGGACCGTGA
- a CDS encoding NIPSNAP family protein, with amino-acid sequence MIFDHRTYTARPNMLPHFLKLYEEVGLPMQRHYLGEPFGFFQTHIGDLSRTVHLWKYESLADREARRDRMEADPEWQGYRRKVIETDYLLDMRNQILKPVSFFNPEK; translated from the coding sequence ATGATCTTCGATCACCGCACCTATACCGCCCGCCCCAATATGCTGCCGCATTTCCTCAAGCTCTACGAGGAGGTCGGCCTGCCGATGCAGCGCCATTATCTCGGTGAGCCGTTCGGCTTCTTCCAGACCCATATCGGCGACCTTTCCCGCACGGTGCATCTCTGGAAATACGAGAGCCTTGCCGACCGCGAGGCACGGCGCGATCGCATGGAAGCCGATCCCGAATGGCAGGGCTATCGACGCAAGGTCATCGAGACGGACTATCTGCTGGACATGCGCAACCAGATCCTCAAACCCGTCTCCTTCTTCAATCCGGAAAAATAA
- a CDS encoding 3-hydroxyacyl-CoA dehydrogenase NAD-binding domain-containing protein produces MGKLLIGIVGFGVIGQRWAAAFSHAGHDVRAYDPSGRDAAFRETLPQLMADLDALAGPSAAPGAIELFPTMAEALSGVGFVQESGPEDIAVKRRLLAEIESHVSDRTVIASSSSALIVSEMQTECRFPGRIVLGHPFNPAHIMPLVEIVGGKATDPQALATAREVYEAIGKKPVILNREITGHLALRLMGAMWREAIALVRDGVASVEDVDRAFMYGPGPKWALQGSFISNQLNAAGMEDFLRKYGPTYQAIWDTLLDARLDAPTIHAVTASTAEAVAGRTQDSLREAREAGLVEILRTVNRHGAY; encoded by the coding sequence GTGGGCAAGCTCCTGATCGGGATCGTCGGCTTCGGGGTGATCGGACAGCGCTGGGCGGCCGCCTTCTCGCATGCCGGACATGACGTGCGGGCCTACGATCCGAGCGGACGCGATGCGGCCTTCAGGGAAACGCTGCCTCAACTGATGGCCGATCTCGATGCACTCGCCGGCCCTTCCGCCGCTCCCGGAGCGATCGAGCTCTTCCCGACCATGGCGGAAGCGCTTTCCGGCGTCGGCTTCGTGCAGGAAAGCGGCCCGGAGGACATCGCCGTCAAGCGCCGGCTGCTCGCCGAGATCGAGTCGCATGTGAGCGACCGAACCGTCATCGCCTCCTCGTCATCCGCGCTGATCGTTTCCGAGATGCAGACGGAATGCCGGTTCCCCGGGCGGATCGTGCTCGGCCATCCTTTCAACCCGGCCCATATCATGCCGCTGGTCGAGATCGTCGGCGGCAAGGCGACCGACCCGCAGGCGCTGGCGACGGCGCGTGAGGTCTACGAAGCCATCGGCAAGAAGCCCGTGATACTCAATCGCGAGATCACCGGGCATCTTGCCCTTCGCCTGATGGGCGCGATGTGGCGCGAGGCGATCGCCCTCGTCCGCGACGGGGTTGCATCGGTGGAGGATGTCGACCGCGCGTTCATGTATGGCCCTGGCCCGAAATGGGCCTTGCAAGGGTCCTTCATCTCCAACCAGCTGAACGCAGCCGGCATGGAGGATTTTCTTCGCAAGTACGGGCCGACCTATCAGGCGATCTGGGACACGCTGCTCGACGCGCGCCTCGACGCGCCGACCATCCATGCAGTGACCGCCTCCACGGCGGAAGCCGTCGCGGGCCGCACGCAGGACAGCCTGCGCGAGGCGCGCGAGGCCGGTCTGGTTGAAATATTGCGGACCGTCAATCGTCACGGAGCGTATTGA
- a CDS encoding thiamine pyrophosphate-dependent dehydrogenase E1 component subunit alpha yields MRNTPSTEEHLEIYRRMLLVRHLEEGLGALHKEGRTRGPIHRCDGQEAVGVASTAVLEAEDKVATTHRGHAVYIGKGMTMRPVIAEIFGRATGACGGRAGHMLIADTDKGVIGGNAIVGAGIPAATGMALSMQVLGQKNVAMCVFGDGAAQTGICHEAMNMAGLWKLPVVFVLEHNQFGLTVPTEVQSPVPDLSIRAAGYGIPSEIVDGNDAVAVYRAVGAMVDRARRGEGPGMVECKTYRLEGFSTSDMGGYQKPEDIAAWRARDPLVVSRNALIDAVGEARLAEVERDAKAEVDEAFALALADPMPVFAIDEPSNPYSEFH; encoded by the coding sequence GTGAGAAATACGCCCTCGACCGAGGAACACCTTGAAATCTACCGCAGAATGCTGCTGGTCAGGCATCTCGAAGAGGGTCTTGGCGCGCTTCACAAGGAAGGCCGCACACGCGGGCCGATCCACCGTTGCGATGGGCAGGAAGCAGTGGGGGTCGCCTCCACGGCGGTCTTGGAGGCGGAAGACAAGGTCGCCACGACCCATCGCGGACATGCCGTCTATATCGGCAAGGGCATGACGATGCGGCCGGTCATCGCCGAGATCTTCGGACGCGCGACCGGCGCCTGCGGCGGACGCGCTGGGCATATGCTGATCGCCGATACGGACAAGGGCGTCATTGGCGGCAACGCCATCGTCGGCGCGGGCATCCCGGCTGCGACCGGCATGGCCCTCTCCATGCAGGTTCTCGGACAGAAGAACGTCGCCATGTGCGTGTTCGGCGACGGCGCCGCGCAGACCGGCATCTGCCACGAGGCGATGAACATGGCGGGCCTCTGGAAGCTGCCGGTGGTGTTCGTGCTGGAGCACAACCAGTTTGGCCTGACCGTCCCTACTGAAGTCCAGTCACCGGTGCCCGATCTTTCCATCCGTGCGGCCGGCTACGGCATTCCATCCGAGATCGTCGACGGCAACGACGCCGTGGCCGTGTACCGGGCCGTCGGGGCGATGGTTGACCGGGCGCGGCGCGGCGAAGGTCCGGGCATGGTGGAATGCAAGACCTATCGCCTCGAAGGATTCTCCACATCCGACATGGGCGGCTACCAGAAGCCCGAGGACATAGCGGCATGGCGGGCGCGCGATCCGCTCGTCGTCTCCCGAAATGCGCTCATCGACGCGGTCGGCGAGGCTCGTCTTGCAGAAGTCGAGCGTGACGCAAAGGCGGAAGTCGACGAGGCGTTTGCGCTGGCTCTCGCCGATCCCATGCCCGTTTTCGCCATAGACGAGCCCAGCAATCCCTACAGCGAGTTCCACTGA
- a CDS encoding DUF108 domain-containing protein has protein sequence MAPGGRATVGLIGFGALARQLVASMPGDLRWTALVRGGETRPAPSNVDFAMDLRGLLDARPDAIVEVAGQAAVSAHVPAVLEAGIPVIVASVGALADPALRSALLKTGAAPVAKLILPSGAVGGLDYLAAIANLPDSRVRYTSRKPLSAFAEEIAERGLGGKAGEIVLFDGSAEEAARRYPKNLNVAMSIALAAHPAPLAVRVVADPAAPGNTHEIDVTSSAGAASLRFANAPLADNPKTSAITGLSIAAQLRKLLADMGKM, from the coding sequence ATGGCGCCCGGCGGACGCGCGACTGTCGGCCTGATCGGTTTTGGCGCGCTTGCGCGTCAGCTCGTCGCCTCCATGCCCGGAGATCTGCGCTGGACGGCGCTCGTGCGCGGAGGTGAAACGCGCCCGGCGCCATCCAATGTCGACTTCGCGATGGACCTTCGGGGTCTTCTCGATGCCCGCCCGGATGCGATCGTCGAGGTCGCGGGACAGGCAGCGGTGTCGGCCCATGTTCCGGCCGTTCTGGAGGCCGGCATACCGGTCATCGTCGCGTCGGTGGGTGCTCTGGCGGACCCCGCCCTGCGTTCTGCGCTTCTGAAGACCGGCGCGGCCCCGGTGGCTAAACTCATCCTCCCCTCCGGTGCCGTAGGCGGCCTGGACTACCTTGCCGCTATCGCCAACCTGCCGGACAGCCGCGTCCGCTACACCTCGCGCAAGCCTCTTTCTGCCTTCGCGGAAGAAATCGCGGAGCGCGGCCTTGGCGGCAAGGCGGGCGAGATCGTGTTGTTCGATGGTTCGGCGGAAGAGGCTGCGAGGCGCTATCCAAAAAACCTCAACGTCGCTATGTCGATCGCGCTGGCGGCCCATCCGGCGCCCCTCGCGGTGCGGGTGGTCGCCGATCCCGCCGCGCCCGGCAACACGCACGAGATCGACGTCACGAGTTCGGCCGGCGCCGCATCCCTGCGCTTCGCGAATGCGCCGCTGGCGGACAATCCGAAGACGTCCGCGATAACGGGGCTCAGCATCGCCGCGCAGCTTCGGAAACTGCTGGCGGACATGGGGAAGATGTGA
- a CDS encoding cupin domain-containing protein, whose translation MDKTTLSPPTGVHISGPETRESYWQPVPANGYIDVALAPHIVSMENPFGMGIQSVAPGGYVREHTHDRNEEAVYVIEGHGRAVVDGKEYPIGPDSAIFLPRNVRHMFINDGETRLRWVWLIVPNGLEDFFRLIGKPRKTGDRVPSNFPRPENVLEIERQTVFGADLQDKFDPTKDG comes from the coding sequence ATGGATAAGACCACGCTCTCTCCACCCACCGGCGTGCATATTTCCGGACCGGAAACGCGGGAGAGTTATTGGCAGCCGGTTCCCGCGAACGGTTATATCGATGTCGCCTTGGCGCCGCACATCGTCAGCATGGAAAATCCGTTCGGCATGGGCATACAGTCGGTCGCGCCGGGGGGCTATGTCAGGGAACACACACACGACCGCAACGAAGAGGCCGTCTATGTCATCGAGGGCCACGGACGCGCGGTCGTGGACGGCAAGGAGTACCCGATCGGGCCGGACAGCGCGATCTTCCTGCCGAGGAATGTCCGGCACATGTTCATCAATGACGGAGAGACGCGGCTGCGTTGGGTGTGGCTGATCGTACCCAACGGGCTGGAGGATTTCTTCCGGCTTATTGGCAAGCCACGTAAGACAGGCGACAGGGTGCCATCGAATTTTCCACGGCCCGAGAATGTGCTGGAAATCGAACGCCAGACCGTTTTCGGCGCCGATCTGCAGGACAAGTTCGACCCGACGAAGGACGGCTGA
- a CDS encoding cobalamin-dependent protein (Presence of a B(12) (cobalamin)-binding domain implies dependence on cobalamin itself, in one of its several forms, or in some unusual lineages, dependence on a cobalamin-like analog.): protein MLAEPKSPELISPRLRPGADLLAEGRAMAREWRVGGSPFMTQYGVRCEAEWKRKASAEKRIMQHAHIGFRDVNRTIEGIRTVHGTCADAGITVDRFGITLDWSMGYPEAMRANASRGTGIVLTGPEDFARITHAAPAAAHFGDFMLGLPGAVENTRAAIAAGATSVGNLGQYFTFRLPYWDDEIATTEATVTALGLIAAQDVEILVHSNLDDGFAGLFIDMACALGMVIVEKHIVEDMIGARVGHCYGHHFSDPLSRSAFHAALVRVNDTPGTMIFGNTVAYQSTPAGNYASLASYLTADILSLGRWPAGHAINPVPVTENQRIPDIDEIIDAQTFAHRLKLHAPYYDSIFDWSKVEALADILVEGGQRFAKAVLEGLAERGVDTTDPAALLLAIRRMGPKRMEALFGPGAETPRGRQPLIHAEWARELNEKAEHWVGAQSPLAAPRRLTVCVGTTDVHEHGKYLIEQALEGLGVTISDAGVAVDPETLVAHAAQAGADVIAISTYNGVALSYVKAVQSAMRAQGVALPVLVGGRLNEIPKDSNSGLPVDVTSDIAALGCHPCADLDQMLAALRKDALAA from the coding sequence ATGCTCGCTGAACCCAAATCACCCGAACTGATCAGTCCCCGCCTGCGCCCCGGCGCCGATCTTCTGGCGGAAGGTCGCGCCATGGCGCGCGAATGGCGGGTGGGCGGCAGCCCGTTCATGACGCAATACGGGGTGAGATGCGAAGCCGAGTGGAAACGCAAGGCGTCCGCCGAGAAGCGGATCATGCAGCACGCCCATATCGGCTTTCGGGACGTGAACCGCACGATCGAGGGAATCCGCACCGTGCATGGCACCTGCGCCGACGCCGGCATCACGGTCGACCGGTTCGGCATCACGCTGGACTGGTCGATGGGCTATCCGGAAGCCATGCGGGCCAATGCCTCGCGCGGCACCGGCATCGTTCTGACCGGGCCGGAAGATTTCGCCCGCATCACGCATGCGGCTCCCGCCGCCGCGCATTTCGGGGATTTCATGCTGGGCCTTCCCGGCGCCGTCGAGAACACCCGGGCGGCGATAGCCGCTGGCGCCACCTCTGTCGGCAATCTCGGCCAGTATTTCACCTTCCGCCTGCCCTATTGGGACGACGAAATCGCCACCACCGAAGCCACGGTCACGGCGCTCGGGCTGATCGCCGCTCAGGACGTTGAGATTCTGGTGCATTCAAACCTCGACGACGGTTTCGCCGGCCTTTTCATCGACATGGCCTGCGCGCTTGGCATGGTGATCGTGGAAAAGCACATTGTCGAAGACATGATCGGCGCCCGGGTCGGGCATTGCTACGGCCACCATTTCAGCGATCCGCTGTCGCGCAGCGCTTTCCACGCAGCGCTGGTGCGGGTCAACGACACGCCCGGCACGATGATCTTCGGCAACACCGTCGCCTATCAATCGACCCCGGCCGGCAACTACGCGAGCCTCGCCAGCTATCTGACCGCGGATATCCTGTCGCTCGGCCGCTGGCCTGCGGGCCATGCGATCAATCCGGTGCCGGTGACGGAGAACCAGCGCATCCCGGATATCGACGAGATCATCGACGCGCAGACCTTCGCGCACCGCCTGAAGCTTCACGCCCCCTACTACGACTCCATCTTCGACTGGAGCAAGGTGGAGGCGCTGGCCGACATCCTCGTCGAGGGAGGGCAGCGTTTTGCGAAGGCGGTGCTGGAAGGGCTGGCGGAGCGAGGAGTCGATACGACCGACCCTGCCGCGCTGCTACTCGCGATCCGCCGCATGGGACCCAAGCGCATGGAGGCGCTGTTCGGACCGGGCGCCGAGACTCCTCGCGGCCGCCAGCCGCTGATTCATGCGGAATGGGCGCGCGAGCTGAACGAGAAGGCCGAGCATTGGGTGGGCGCGCAGAGCCCGCTCGCCGCGCCGCGCCGCCTCACGGTCTGCGTCGGCACCACCGACGTTCACGAGCACGGCAAATATCTGATCGAGCAGGCGCTGGAAGGGCTCGGCGTGACGATCTCCGATGCCGGCGTGGCGGTCGATCCGGAGACGCTCGTGGCTCATGCGGCCCAAGCGGGAGCGGATGTCATCGCGATCAGCACGTACAACGGCGTCGCCCTGTCCTATGTCAAGGCTGTCCAGTCCGCGATGAGGGCGCAGGGCGTCGCCCTTCCGGTGCTCGTCGGCGGACGGCTCAACGAAATCCCCAAGGATAGCAATTCCGGCCTCCCGGTGGATGTGACAAGCGATATCGCCGCACTTGGCTGTCATCCCTGCGCCGACCTTGACCAGATGCTGGCGGCGTTGCGCAAAGACGCGCTGGCCGCGTGA
- a CDS encoding alpha/beta hydrolase: MPAFTASDGCNIHYDTFGSDGPRILLIPGLGGDGRFYAEVVKALEPSHRLIVMDHRGAGRSDRPEGPQSIETIAGDAAALLAATGGAAHLVGHSTGGAIVQVMALDHPETALSCTISGSWARADMRFRTLFSARAELLEAGLVETYQRLTHIFAYEPAYLDVHADRLDAIVATARDVLAPVGVAAARLRMLLRHDRLDSLAAIRVPTQVIAAGDDILIPPYLTKDVADAIPNAQFHIVPGAHFHPMTRPEPFANLVRQFIAGVYDAR, translated from the coding sequence ATGCCAGCGTTCACGGCTTCCGATGGATGCAACATCCACTATGACACTTTCGGTTCGGACGGTCCGCGCATTCTGCTGATACCGGGGCTCGGCGGCGACGGGCGGTTCTACGCAGAGGTCGTCAAGGCGTTGGAGCCCTCACACCGGTTGATCGTCATGGATCATCGCGGCGCCGGGCGCAGCGACCGGCCAGAGGGGCCGCAATCCATCGAGACGATCGCCGGCGACGCCGCCGCCCTGCTCGCGGCGACCGGTGGCGCGGCGCATCTCGTCGGACATTCTACCGGCGGCGCGATCGTCCAGGTCATGGCGCTGGATCATCCCGAGACCGCTTTGAGCTGCACGATCAGCGGTTCCTGGGCGCGCGCCGACATGCGCTTCCGCACCCTGTTCAGCGCGCGCGCCGAATTGCTGGAGGCAGGTCTGGTCGAGACCTACCAGCGCCTCACCCATATATTCGCCTACGAGCCGGCTTATCTCGATGTCCATGCCGACCGGCTCGATGCCATCGTCGCCACGGCACGCGACGTGCTGGCGCCCGTCGGTGTCGCTGCCGCCCGGCTGCGCATGCTGCTTCGCCACGACCGCCTCGATTCACTGGCCGCAATCCGCGTACCGACGCAGGTGATCGCGGCCGGGGACGACATTCTCATTCCGCCATACCTGACGAAAGACGTTGCGGACGCGATTCCGAACGCGCAGTTTCACATTGTTCCGGGCGCGCATTTCCACCCGATGACCCGCCCCGAACCCTTCGCCAACCTGGTCCGCCAGTTCATCGCCGGAGTGTACGATGCTCGCTGA
- a CDS encoding alpha-ketoacid dehydrogenase subunit beta translates to MALMRYAEALNAALREEMLADPSVFVFGEDIGRYGGVFKVTKGLMEEFGETRVRDTPISEQALTAMAVSAAMTGTRPVLEIMYADFIPLTLDALVNQASIYNYIWNGGVRMPFVLRTQGGGGAGAGAQHSKTLDSMLAHIPGIKVVAPSTPADAKGMLKAAIRDDQPVIFLEHKLLYNQRGEVPEGDVVVPLGKARTVREGTDISIFATSKMVLEATKAAELLAADGVSAEVIDLRSLRPLDVGAIVESIARTHHAVVVNEGWRFCGYAAELSATIMDHAFDELDAPVARVTLPDMPIPYSEPLETAMLPNGEKIRAAALATLK, encoded by the coding sequence ATGGCTCTGATGCGATATGCGGAAGCGCTCAACGCCGCGCTCAGGGAGGAAATGCTGGCCGATCCGTCCGTGTTCGTCTTCGGCGAGGACATCGGCCGCTATGGCGGCGTCTTCAAGGTGACGAAGGGGCTGATGGAGGAATTCGGCGAGACGCGGGTCCGTGACACGCCTATCTCCGAACAGGCGCTCACCGCCATGGCCGTGAGCGCGGCGATGACCGGCACGCGCCCCGTCCTCGAGATCATGTATGCGGACTTCATCCCGCTGACGCTGGATGCGCTCGTCAACCAGGCCTCGATCTACAATTACATCTGGAACGGCGGGGTGAGGATGCCTTTCGTTCTGCGCACGCAGGGCGGCGGCGGCGCTGGCGCCGGCGCGCAGCACTCGAAGACCCTCGATTCCATGCTCGCCCATATTCCGGGCATCAAGGTCGTCGCGCCGTCCACGCCGGCGGACGCGAAGGGTATGCTGAAGGCGGCCATCCGCGACGACCAGCCGGTCATCTTCCTCGAGCACAAGCTGCTGTACAATCAACGCGGCGAGGTGCCCGAAGGCGATGTCGTCGTGCCGCTCGGCAAGGCGAGGACCGTGCGCGAGGGGACCGACATCTCGATCTTCGCGACGTCGAAGATGGTGCTGGAGGCGACAAAGGCGGCTGAGTTGCTGGCAGCCGATGGCGTCTCCGCCGAGGTGATCGACCTGCGGTCGCTGCGCCCGCTCGACGTGGGCGCCATCGTGGAGTCGATCGCCAGGACGCATCACGCCGTGGTCGTCAACGAGGGATGGCGCTTCTGCGGCTATGCCGCCGAGCTTTCCGCGACCATCATGGATCATGCGTTCGACGAACTGGATGCGCCGGTCGCGCGCGTCACGCTGCCGGACATGCCCATTCCCTATTCCGAACCGCTGGAAACGGCCATGCTGCCGAACGGCGAGAAAATCCGTGCCGCCGCGCTCGCGACGCTGAAGTGA
- a CDS encoding SDR family oxidoreductase, producing MQYRTALVTGASKGIGAAIAEALVNEGLTVYALARDKAVLESVADRLGPRLLPLPADVRDHAAIAGKLAGQEIDVLVNNAGGLASVKPLHEQTAEETAEVVALNLTAPLQLIRAFLPGMVARRRGHIFNLTSTTAGAVFPATTTYAAAKAGLSQAGRVLRYDLAGTGVRLTEIAPGRVETEFYLKAFDGNRDALRERMYAHQRPLRPVDIAAVLVAALNLPEHVDVAELILSPTEQAAGGHTYPAAPER from the coding sequence ATGCAATACCGAACTGCGCTCGTTACAGGGGCCTCTAAGGGCATCGGCGCCGCCATCGCCGAAGCGCTCGTCAATGAAGGGCTGACGGTATACGCCCTCGCGCGGGACAAGGCCGTGCTTGAGAGCGTGGCCGACAGGCTCGGCCCCCGCCTGCTGCCGCTTCCAGCCGACGTGCGAGACCATGCGGCGATCGCCGGCAAGCTCGCCGGGCAGGAAATCGACGTGCTGGTCAACAATGCCGGCGGCCTTGCTTCCGTAAAGCCGCTGCACGAGCAGACGGCCGAGGAAACCGCGGAAGTCGTCGCGCTCAACCTGACGGCGCCGCTTCAGCTCATCCGCGCCTTTCTGCCTGGCATGGTGGCACGCAGGCGCGGCCATATCTTCAACCTGACCAGCACCACAGCAGGCGCGGTCTTTCCCGCCACCACGACTTATGCCGCGGCCAAAGCCGGCCTTTCGCAAGCCGGGCGTGTCCTGCGCTACGATCTTGCGGGCACTGGCGTAAGGCTCACCGAGATCGCGCCCGGACGCGTGGAGACGGAATTCTATCTCAAGGCGTTCGACGGCAACCGCGACGCGTTGCGGGAGCGGATGTACGCGCACCAGCGGCCGCTGCGGCCCGTAGATATTGCGGCCGTGCTCGTGGCGGCCCTGAATCTCCCCGAACACGTCGATGTCGCGGAACTGATCCTTTCGCCCACCGAGCAGGCTGCCGGCGGCCATACCTACCCGGCTGCGCCGGAGCGGTGA